Within Deltaproteobacteria bacterium, the genomic segment TTTGTCAACTTGATTTCGATATCCTCGAATTCTTGCTTCAGCTCACTGACCCGGCTGGATTGCGGCATGTAGATGAGATAATAAAACAGTCCGCCAAAAAGCAGAAATGTTCCGATACAGATCGCAGCTCTCTGTGCACGGGTCAGCGCCGCAATCTTATCAAAAGGTAAACTTGGGAGGGACTTTCCAGCCATTTATCCTCAAGGGGTTGTCGGTTTCTTCTGGGGTTGTCGGCTCAGCATACAGGTCAATATGAACTCTTTAAACTTTTTGTCCTGCTTCAGTTTGACTTGCTTTGAAGATATGAGGTCAACACCACCAAAAACGGGCGATTCTTCAAGCCGAGTCATGAAATCTGCAACAGTCTTGTTGTCGCTAGCCACACCTGCAAGCTTAATGGTTCCGTTCTTTTCCGTCAGGCTCTTAAGCCACATCTTGTCTGCCACCACGTAGTTGGTGAGGGCATCCATGAAACGGACCGGACCGGTTCGATTCGCTTCAAGCTTGACTATAACATCCATCTTTGCTTCGAGTTTCCGAAGCTCTTTTGTAATCTTATTCACCTGCTTGGCTATCGCCTCATATTTTTTCAGGTCTGACTGGGCCAATTCGATGTCTTGGTTGAGCTTGGATATCTTGCGGTTCGTCGAAATTGCAAGGTAAGCCATTACACAAAAGGCAAAAACAAGACACAGGCAGAAGACGGAGACCTGACGACGAATGTTTTCCTTCTTGCGTGCGGCTCGAATTGGTAAAAGGTTAATCCTGATCATTTGTCGCCCACCTTCCTGGATGCCAGGCCGATGCAGATAGTAGCTTGAGGGGCTATGCTCTTAAGATAATTCGTGTCATGATCCTTTTCATTGATGTCCAGAGACCTGAAGGGATCGAACATCTCCACCTTACAAGAAGTCTCTGTCGCCAGGTGCTGGACAAACCCCGGGGTCTGAGTTGCGCCTCCGCTCAAGAGAATTTGCTTAATATTCTCGTCAGGATATGTGGAATAGTAGAAGTCTGTCACCCGCCTGATTTCACTGCACCAGTTTGAGACAAAGGACAAGATGATCTCATCGAGGTCTTCCTTGGGCACCTTGCCGGAATCCTTGCCCAGCTTTATGTCCTCTGCCTCGTCAAAGGAACAAGAAAACTGTGTGGCAATCTCTCTAGTGATTTCTTCTCCGCCGATAGCCACGTCTCGGGTAAATGCGGACACATTATTCTTAACAATATTGACATTGAGTTTATTGGCTCCAACATCTACGAGCGCAACACTCTTTTCTTCCCGCAGGTAATTGTCTTCAAATACCTTCTCCAACACAAAAACGTCGACATCGAGCACACATGGGTTGAGATCGGCCATTTCTAGAAGGTCTATGTGTTCATTAACGACCTCCTGCTTGGCAGCAACAAGCATAACATTCATTTGATTCGGATTCGCTTCATGGTCGCCAAGTATATGAAAATCAATGTTCACGTCTTGGACATCAAATGGAATGTACTGTTCGGCCTCATATTGGATATTGTCGTGGAGTTCCTCCTCCGCCATCTTCGCCACTACAATTTTCTTGATAATTACGGAATAGCCGGAGATCGATGTTGCAACATTTTGCTCTTTTACGTTCAAGTTCCTTGCCAGGCTTTTGATAGTATCGGCAACTACTTCGGGTTTCTTAATACGTCCCTCAACGATGGCGCCTTGCGGCAAGTTGGCCATGCCGAACTTTTTTAGGATCCGTTGTTCCCCTTTTTCCACGACCTCGCCCAGCTTGACAGTCCGGGAACCGATATCCAGGCCGATGAGGTGTTCTTTCTTTGCAAAAAGCATATGGCTCCTTTAGTCAGCGAATATCTTGTTCTTGTCGGTAAGTCTGTAGCCGAGAGCCAAGAGGAGCTTTCTTTTTGTCTCCAAGCGGCAATTTTTCCCCTTTTCGATTCTATCAATGGTTATGGGTGAGACTCGGGCCTTTCTCGCAAGTTCGGCCTTGCTTATCAAAAGCGATTCCCGTATTTCTTTTAGCGCATTCCTGCCCATGCCAGCTCGTCTCCTGCTGGGTTCTGGTTCTGACTGTGTGCCATCCCCAAAGCCATGTTCATCCATGCAAAAAGAATTCTCACAACTTCTGAAACTGCCATATTGCTTGACGGGAAGATGCATGATTTGGGCCAACTTGTCAAGAAAATTACGCAAAATTATAGATAATTATTATCAAATGATGTCATTTGTATGTTGATAAAGTAAGCGTTTACAGGACCGTATATCCTGGTCCGTCGCCTCCTTCCGGACAGGTCCATGTGATATTGCCGTAGGGATCCTTAACCTCACACGTCTTGCAATGAAGACAATTTGAAGGGTTCAGCCGCAGCTTCTTTTCATGCGTGTCCTCGCTAATTTCCATTTCGTATACATTGCCCGGACAAAACCTTGTGCATGGAGACTGATAAGTGTCAAAACACTGATTAACACATAGATTAAGATCATGGACAATCAAGTGACATGGCTGATCCTCCCGGTGCTGCGTTTTGGATAGATATACACCGGTCAGTTTGTCCACAAAGAGCGCTTCATCATATTCATGTATTCCGTATCGTTGTTCTGAGGTCTCCAAGTCGTCATCCTTCAAGGATCGCAAGGAGCCTGAGTCTTTCTGGA encodes:
- a CDS encoding PilN domain-containing protein, which gives rise to MIRINLLPIRAARKKENIRRQVSVFCLCLVFAFCVMAYLAISTNRKISKLNQDIELAQSDLKKYEAIAKQVNKITKELRKLEAKMDVIVKLEANRTGPVRFMDALTNYVVADKMWLKSLTEKNGTIKLAGVASDNKTVADFMTRLEESPVFGGVDLISSKQVKLKQDKKFKEFILTCMLSRQPQKKPTTP
- the pilM gene encoding type IV pilus assembly protein PilM, whose protein sequence is MLFAKKEHLIGLDIGSRTVKLGEVVEKGEQRILKKFGMANLPQGAIVEGRIKKPEVVADTIKSLARNLNVKEQNVATSISGYSVIIKKIVVAKMAEEELHDNIQYEAEQYIPFDVQDVNIDFHILGDHEANPNQMNVMLVAAKQEVVNEHIDLLEMADLNPCVLDVDVFVLEKVFEDNYLREEKSVALVDVGANKLNVNIVKNNVSAFTRDVAIGGEEITREIATQFSCSFDEAEDIKLGKDSGKVPKEDLDEIILSFVSNWCSEIRRVTDFYYSTYPDENIKQILLSGGATQTPGFVQHLATETSCKVEMFDPFRSLDINEKDHDTNYLKSIAPQATICIGLASRKVGDK
- a CDS encoding helix-turn-helix domain-containing protein → MGRNALKEIRESLLISKAELARKARVSPITIDRIEKGKNCRLETKRKLLLALGYRLTDKNKIFAD